Proteins encoded in a region of the Sugiyamaella lignohabitans strain CBS 10342 chromosome B, complete sequence genome:
- the RNR2 gene encoding ribonucleotide-diphosphate reductase subunit RNR2 (Ribonucleotide-diphosphate reductase (RNR), small subunit; the RNR complex catalyzes the rate-limiting step in dNTP synthesis and is regulated by DNA replication and DNA damage checkpoint pathways via localization of the small subunits; RNR2 has a paralog, RNR4, that arose from the whole genome duplication; GO_component: GO:0005737 - cytoplasm [Evidence IDA] [PMID 12732713]; GO_component: GO:0005737 - cytoplasm [Evidence IDA] [PMID 9315670]; GO_component: GO:0005634 - nucleus [Evidence IEA,IEA]; GO_component: GO:0005634 - nucleus [Evidence IDA] [PMID 12732713]; GO_component: GO:0005971 - ribonucleoside-diphosphate reductase complex [Evidence IDA] [PMID 10716984]; GO_function: GO:0046872 - metal ion binding [Evidence IEA]; GO_function: GO:0016491 - oxidoreductase activity [Evidence IEA,IEA]; GO_function: GO:0004748 - ribonucleoside-diphosphate reductase activity, thioredoxin disulfide as acceptor [Evidence IEA]; GO_function: GO:0004748 - ribonucleoside-diphosphate reductase activity, thioredoxin disulfide as acceptor [Evidence IDA] [PMID 10535923]; GO_function: GO:0004748 - ribonucleoside-diphosphate reductase activity, thioredoxin disulfide as acceptor [Evidence IDA] [PMID 10716984]; GO_process: GO:0006260 - DNA replication [Evidence IEA,IEA]; GO_process: GO:0009186 - deoxyribonucleoside diphosphate metabolic process [Evidence IEA]; GO_process: GO:0009263 - deoxyribonucleotide biosynthetic process [Evidence IDA] [PMID 10535923]; GO_process: GO:0009263 - deoxyribonucleotide biosynthetic process [Evidence IDA] [PMID 5459124]; GO_process: GO:0055114 - oxidation-reduction process [Evidence IEA,IEA]) has product MASVEQTPSKKAASALSNLELGSDDLISSKNLKESLQKIKEKKDLAAGIKEIEEVEEEEEQEELEHGVHRRTRAQLKASEKDEPLLQENPNRFVLFPIKYHEIWQMYKQAEASFWTAEEIDLGKDISDWEHRLNDDERFFISRVLAFFAASDGIVNENLVERFSGEVQIPEAKCFYGFQIMMENIHAETYSLLIDTYIKDAKEANFLFHAIDNIPCIKKKADWALRWIADDQSTFAERLVAFAAVEGIFFSGSFASIFWLKKRGLMPGLTFSNELISRDEGMHTDFACLLFGHLVNRPKKSVIEKIITEAVIIEKEFLTDALPCSLLGMNAKLMCQYIEFVADRLLLSLGNSKVYNATNPFDFMENISLSGKTNFFEKRVSDYQKAGVMAGSNASKPTEDSFNLDEDF; this is encoded by the coding sequence ATGGCCAGTGTCGAGCAAACCCCATCCAAAAAGGCAGCATCTGCCCTCTCTAACCTCGAGCTTGGAAGTGATGACTTGATTTCCTCCAAGAATCTCAAAGAGTCCCTACAGAAgatcaaggagaagaaggatcttgctgctggtattaAGGAGATTGAGGAAgttgaggaagaggaggagcagGAAGAACTCGAGCATGGGGTCCACCGTAGAACCCGTGCTCAACTCAAGGCTTCTGAGAAGGATGAACCTCTCCTTCAAGAAAACCCTAACAGATTTGTTCTGTTCCCTATTAAGTACCATGAGATTTGGCAAATGTACAAGCAGGCTGAGGCTTCTTTCTGGACTGCTGAAGAAATTGATTTAGGAAAGGACATCAGTGACTGGGAGCACCGTcttaatgatgatgagagATTTTTTATCTCTCGTGTCCTTGCATTCTTTGCTGCTTCAGATGGTATCGTCAACGAGAACTTGGTTGAAAGATTCTCTGGTGAAGTTCAAATTCCCGAGGCAAAGTGTTTTTACGGTTTCCAAATTATGATGGAGAACATCCATGCAGAGACCTACTCATTACTTATTGACACTTATATCAAGGATGCTAAGGAGGCTAACTTTTTGTTCCATGCTATTGACAATATTCCATGTAttaagaagaaggctgACTGGGCTCTCCGATGGATTGCTGATGATCAGTCCACTTTTGCTGAGCGTCTCGTTGCCTTTGCTGCCGTTGAGggtatcttcttctctggATCATTTGCCAGTATCTTCTGGTTGAAGAAGCGTGGACTCATGCCTGGTCTGACGTTCTCAAACGAATTGATCTCGCGTGATGAAGGCATGCACACCGATTTTGCTTGTTTGCTTTTCGGCCACCTTGTCAACAGACCTAAGAAGTCTGTTATTGAAAAGATTATCACTGAAGCCGTTATTATTGAAAAGGAGTTCTTGACTGATGCTTTGCCATGTAGTCTTTTGGGAATGAATGCCAAGCTTATGTGCCAATACATTGAGTTTGTTGCTGACAGATTATTACTTTCCCTTGGTAACAGTAAGGTATATAATGCTACCAACCCCTTTGATTTCATGGAAAACATCTCATTGTCTGGCAAGACCAACTTCTTTGAGAAGAGAGTGTCTGACTATCAAAAGGCAGGTGTCATGGCTGGTTCTAATGCTAGCAAGCCAACTGAAGATTCATTTAACCTTGATGAGGACTTTTAG
- the SWI6 gene encoding transcriptional regulator SWI6, translating to MSRNDYYPGHIVVQGDANGNSTVTVMESNSQSHQRQDEDASYIPNEQDQQQLHSLQQSSAPHLERVKTEHRPMFDSDRPAANSSGPIRADYTSSTATIPDEPTPHYGNQTSPQVSLTRTPLTASQSASQFLQSPRNISHIGEAVTPNQNQQSLSASPQLDSNARAKVSDEIYTATYSGVHVFEMIVKGVAVMRRRHDSSLNATQILKVAGVEKSKRTKVLEKEILTGVHEKVQGGYGKYQGTWIPFERAVDLCKQYSVYDVLEPLLKFDSTNTGMENTPTKEQAMAAKRKRTENIHQHHLQMRSNYHPMQYPPSISFSQPLQATGTGGSLPTPLSVSASAALSSLGNTVSGTDISTVYEDVEQKDSKRLKYPENYASVSAASSSSSVGPNSNAVMTATPPTTVENGRASSPALDILDDEGVPDTVIPMSPIPSNEENFDQSREHVTQIFMDNEHDNLTEILGGSDLHSVNFDVPIDEYGHTALHWAAALARIPLIKELVRYGASPRRGNYQGESPLVKAVSVTNNSDYSRFTQLLDVIYPAIPLVDKQSRTVLHHIAITAGIKGRSDSSRYYLESLLEWIVKRGSRSKKGRFSIGRFMSEIVNAQDQNGDTALNIAARIGNKSIAQLLLDVGADATLPNRAGLRPVDFGIKVIENAGALDNNLNDDDAPSTSSVMAAANKNSNHPANQTSQHKQEKRQKVVSNMVQSLESLEKEFEQELKVKEELINSMRRELRESNINLTSRKERLNRLKSLSNQLTQWQRSSQSLERAIAEEDRKFKEQTGDNTPIELEGNNFDADQPFRVWLNSDEIVNGRMPPALLKARIAAYQQNQRELEKLASDLKGRSTELEHKFRKVVAKCTGVDEDQVDSLLPGLVQAVESDPPEVDMSRVTGFLRKVDETMMA from the coding sequence ATGAGTCGCAACGATTATTATCCGGGCCATATTGTGGTTCAAGGCGACGCTAATGGTAACTCCACCGTGACAGTTATGGAATCTAATAGTCAAAGTCATCAAAGACAAGATGAAGACGCTAGTTATATACCGAATGAACAGGACCAACAACAGTTGCATAGTCTTCAACAGTCTTCAGCCCCCCACCTGGAACGAGTCAAAACTGAGCACAGACCCATGTTCGATAGTGACAGGCCAGCGGCTAACAGTTCTGGTCCTATCCGTGCCGATTATACTTCATCAACGGCCACGATCCCTGATGAACCAACACCGCATTACGGTAATCAAACCAGCCCTCAGGTTTCTCTTACTAGGACACCATTGACTGCTAGCCAGTCTGCTAGTCAATTTCTTCAATCCCCCAGAAACATTTCTCATATTGGCGAAGCAGTTACACCCAATCAAAACCAACAATCCCTCAGCGCCAGTCCACAACTTGACTCTAATGCACGAGCCAAGGTTTCTGATGAGATATATACCGCTACTTATTCTGGGGTCCATGTATTTGAAATGATTGTCAAAGGTGTCGCTGTTATGAGAAGACGTCATGATTCTTCGTTAAATGCAACCCAAATCTTAAAAGTGGCAGGTGTTGAGAAATCTAAGCGTACCAAAGTGCTCGAAAAAGAGATTCTCACCGGTGTTCATGAAAAGGTACAAGGTGGTTATGGTAAATATCAAGGTACTTGGATTCCTTTTGAACGAGCTGTTGATTTGTGCAAGCAGTATTCGGTTTATGACGTACTAGAACCTCTTCTTAAGTTTGATTCTACTAATACTGGTATGGAGAACACTCCTACCAAAGAACAAGCCATGGCTGCCAAGCGTAAGCGTACGGAAAATATTCATCAGCACCATTTACAAATGAGGAGTAATTACCACCCAATGCAATATCCACCATCAATCAGTTTCTCCCAGCCTCTCCAGGCGACTGGGACTGGAGGAAGCTTACCAACCCCTCTCTCTGTTagtgcttctgctgccCTGTCGTCTCTAGGGAATACAGTCAGCGGCACAGACATTTCTACGGTATATGAAGATGTGGAACAAAAAGACAGTAAAAGGCTAAAATATCCTGAAAACTATGCTAGTGTAAGTGCTGCTAGTTCTAGCTCTAGTGTTGGACCAAATAGCAATGCCGTTATGACAGCGACTCCTCCAACTACCGTTGAGAACGGACGAGCTTCAAGTCCAGCCCTCGATATACTTGATGACGAAGGAGTTCCAGATACCGTAATTCCCATGAGCCCCATTCCAAGTAACGAGGAAAATTTTGATCAGTCCAGAGAACATGTGACGCAGATTTTCATGGACAACGAGCATGATAATCTCACTGAGATATTGGGTGGATCGGACCTTCATTCTGTTAATTTCGATGTTCCTATAGACGAATACGGTCACACAGCTCTACATTGGGCTGCTGCATTGGCAAGAATCCCTTTGATAAAAGAGTTGGTAAGATATGGTGCAAGCCCTCGCAGAGGTAATTACCAAGGTGAGAGTCCTCTTGTAAAAGCAGTATCAGTGACGAATAACTCGGATTATTCTCGATTCACCCAACTTCTCGATGTTATTTATCCTGCCATTCCACTAGTGGACAAACAATCACGAACTGTTTTGCATCATATAGCTATTACTGCAGGAATCAAGGGGCGAAGTGATTCCAGCAGGTACTATCTTGAGTCATTGTTGGAATGGATTGTAAAGCGTGGGTCACGAAGTAAAAAGGGACGATTTAGCATCGGACGTTTCATGAGTGAAATTGTAAATGCACAGGATCAAAACGGTGATACCGCTCTGAATATTGCTGCTAGAATTGGGAACAAGAGCATCGCCCAGCTTCTCTTGGATGTCGGGGCTGATGCAACCCTCCCTAACCGCGCTGGTCTTCGACCTGTTGACTTTGGCATCAAGGTAATTGAAAATGCAGGAGCTTTGGATAACAATCTCAACGATGATGACGCTCCATCTACCTCTTCTGTAATGGCCGCTGCCAATAAAAACAGCAATCATCCAGCTAACCAGACTAGTCAACACAAGCAAGAAAAACGGCAAAAAGTTGTGTCCAATATGGTTCAGTCGCTAGAGTCTCTGGAAAAGGAATTTGAACAAGAGCTAAAGGTCAAGGAGGAATTAATAAACAGCATGAGACGAGAACTACGGGAATCAAACATAAATTTAACCTCGCGCAAAGAACGATTAAACAGATTGAAATCTCTTTCCAATCAACTGACGCAGTGGCAaagaagcagccaaagCCTTGAACGAGCCATCGCAGAGGAGGATCGCAAGTTTAAGGAACAGACTGGTGACAATACTCCAATTGAACTGGAAGGTAATAATTTTGACGCAGATCAACCTTTCAGAGTTTGGTTAAATTCTGATGAAATTGTTAACGGAAGAATGCCACCGGCTTTACTGAAAGCAAGAATTGCCGCCTACCAGCAGAATCAACGTGAGCTTGAAAAACTGGCCAGTGATCTGAAAGGAAGATCTACAGAACTGGAACACAAGTTTAGAAAGGTAGTGGCGAAGTGTACAGGTGTTGATGAGGACCAAGTCGACTCCTTGCTTCCCGGTCTTGTTCAAGCAGTTGAGAGTGATCCGCCAGAAGTTGACATGTCTCGTGTTACTGGCTTTCTACGGAAAGTAGATGAAACAATGATGGcctaa
- the VTA1 gene encoding Vta1p (Multivesicular body (MVB) protein; involved in endosomal protein sorting; regulates Vps4p activity by promoting its oligomerization; has an N-terminal Vps60- and Did2- binding domain, a linker region, and a C-terminal Vps4p binding domain; GO_component: GO:0005737 - cytoplasm [Evidence IEA,IEA]; GO_component: GO:0005768 - endosome [Evidence IEA]; GO_component: GO:0005768 - endosome [Evidence IDA] [PMID 14562095]; GO_component: GO:0010008 - endosome membrane [Evidence IEA]; GO_component: GO:0010008 - endosome membrane [Evidence IDA] [PMID 16505166]; GO_component: GO:0016020 - membrane [Evidence IEA]; GO_component: GO:0005771 - multivesicular body [Evidence IDA] [PMID 14701806]; GO_function: GO:0001671 - ATPase activator activity [Evidence IDA,IMP] [PMID 16505166]; GO_function: GO:0001671 - ATPase activator activity [Evidence IDA] [PMID 16601096]; GO_process: GO:0045324 - late endosome to vacuole transport [Evidence IMP,IPI] [PMID 12953057]; GO_process: GO:0032511 - late endosome to vacuole transport via multivesicular body sorting pathway [Evidence IGI] [PMID 16505166]; GO_process: GO:0006869 - lipid transport [Evidence IEA]; GO_process: GO:0032461 - positive regulation of protein oligomerization [Evidence IDA] [PMID 16505166]; GO_process: GO:0015031 - protein transport [Evidence IEA]; GO_process: GO:0006810 - transport [Evidence IEA]), which yields MDSTTPELPPIPNGIKFIQSLMSRAAELATHDPIMSYYCKLHAVQQILATNLHLEDSEVENFATALLDNIEAVKSSASENTAAVINDDVTGEVYVENFALKIFDKADKDVRNKTTVKTTASTFLAAATFLDILKVFQSPLDTEIAGKIKYAKYHATRIIKAFKAGEDPNEYDAPEDVDETQQELSAGLEDQDNLPTRSEETVSNEPEFGEQTNSTDEPLDLGPQSLDLPSAPPVLPSAPPGIPARPNLPSAPVSFSSGTSAVLPSAPSSRPIEAVPNPTPSPPPQPPVPSGPTVHPPGPANNSTSHGPSLSKADVQKILDQTEIVSSAQKHAKFAISALNYDDTATAIKELRTALDLLEGR from the exons ATGGATTCGACCACGCCAGAGCTACCACCGATCCCCAATGGGATTAAGTTTATCCAATCCCTTATGTCTAGAGCAGCTGAACTAGCTACTCATGATCCTATCATGTCCTACTATT GCAAACTACATGCTGTGCAACAGATTCTAGCTACAAATCTACATTTGGAAGATAGTGAAGTAGAGAATTTTGCGACAGCATTGCTGGACAACATTGAAGCTGTCAAAAGTTCGGCTAGCGAGAATACGGCAGCAGTAATCAATGACGACGTCACTGGTGAAGTATACGTAGAGAATTTTGCATTAAAGATATTTGACAAAGCTGATAAAGATGTTCGAAATAAAACGACTGTAAAGACCACGGCTAGTACTTTCTTGGCGGCCGCCACCTTCCTTGATATTCTTAAAGTGTTCCAATCTCCTCTTGATACGGAAATTGCTGGCAAAATCAAGTATGCCAAGTACCATGCGACACGGATTATTAAAGCTTTTAAAGCAGGAGAAGACCCTAATGAATATGATGCTCCTGAAGATGTGGATGAGACTCAACAAGAACTATCCGCCGGTCTGGAAGATCAGGACAATCTACCTACCCGATCTGAGGAGACGGTTTCCAATGAGCCAGAATTTGGAGAGCAAACTAACTCAACAGACGAGCCATTGGATCTTGGTCCACAATCTTTGGATCTCCCATCTGCGCCGCCTGTACTTCCATCTGCCCCTCCCGGGATCCCAGCTCGTCCAAATCTACCATCAGCACCTGTttcgttttcttctggtACCTCAGCGGTCCTTCCCAGCGCACCTAGCTCACGACCCATTGAGGCTGTGCCGAATCCCACCCCTTCTCCTCCACCCCAGCCACCGGTGCCTTCAGGTCCGACGGTCCATCCCCCCGGCCCCGCAAACAATTCAACATCCCATGGCCCTTCACTAAGTAAAGCAGACGTCCAAAAAATTTTAGACCAGACTGAGATAGTATCGAGTGCTCAAAAGCATGCTAAGTTTGCCATTTCTGCCCTCAACTACGATGATACTGCTACTGCAATTAAAGAACTTAGGACGGCATTAGATCTTCTTGAGGGTAGATAA
- the SUI2 gene encoding translation initiation factor eIF2 subunit alpha (Alpha subunit of the translation initiation factor eIF2; eIF2 is involved in identification of the start codon; phosphorylation of Ser51 is required for regulation of translation by inhibiting the exchange of GDP for GTP; protein abundance increases in response to DNA replication stress; GO_component: GO:0005737 - cytoplasm [Evidence IDA] [PMID 11914276]; GO_component: GO:0033290 - eukaryotic 48S preinitiation complex [Evidence IDA] [PMID 17242201]; GO_component: GO:0005850 - eukaryotic translation initiation factor 2 complex [Evidence IEA]; GO_component: GO:0005850 - eukaryotic translation initiation factor 2 complex [Evidence IMP,ISS] [PMID 2649894]; GO_component: GO:0043614 - multi-eIF complex [Evidence IDA] [PMID 11018020]; GO_component: GO:0043614 - multi-eIF complex [Evidence IDA] [PMID 15838098]; GO_component: GO:0005840 - ribosome [Evidence TAS] [PMID 9841679]; GO_function: GO:0003723 - RNA binding [Evidence IEA,IEA]; GO_function: GO:0003743 - translation initiation factor activity [Evidence IEA,IEA]; GO_function: GO:0003743 - translation initiation factor activity [Evidence TAS] [PMID 9841679]; GO_process: GO:0001731 - formation of translation preinitiation complex [Evidence IDA] [PMID 12008673]; GO_process: GO:0006412 - translation [Evidence IEA]; GO_process: GO:0006413 - translational initiation [Evidence IEA]; GO_process: GO:0006413 - translational initiation [Evidence TAS] [PMID 9841679]) produces the protein MAEINTTTSRFYENKYPEVDDLVVVNVKEIADMGAYVKLLEYDEIEGMILLSELSRRRIRSIQKLIKVGRNEVVVVLRVDKDKGYIDLSKRRVSPEEAAKCEEKYNKSKAVHSILRHVAEKHKISLETLYETLGWPLSRKYGHAYDGFKLAITNPETVFEGIEPPSKEIFDDLMGQISRKLTPNPVKIRADIEVTCFGYEGIDAVKEALRAGESLHTEQVPVKVKLVAAPLFVLTSTSLDKQRAIETLNQAIDKIRESVVAAGGSLNVKMEPKAVTENDDAELAKLMEKSEAETRQVSGDEYESEEGEDFA, from the coding sequence ATGGCTGAAATTAatactactactagtagATTctatgaaaataaatatcctGAGGTTGACGACTTAGTTGTCGTCAATGTCAAGGAGATTGCGGATATGGGCGCATATGTTAAGCTTCTTGAGTatgatgaaattgaagGAATGATCTTGCTCTCTGAGCTGTCCAGAAGACGTATTCGTAGTATTCAAAAGTTGATTAAGGTGGGCCGTAATGAAGTGGTTGTGGTATTACGTGTTGACAAAGACAAGGGATATATCGATCTGTCGAAGCGAAGAGTTTCgcctgaagaagctgccaaATGCGAAGAAAAGTacaacaaatcaaaagctGTTCACTCAATCTTACGTCATGTTGCTGAAAAACATAAGATTTCCCTAGAGACCCTATACGAAACTCTTGGTTGGCCACTAAGTAGAAAATATGGTCATGCTTACGATGGTTTCAAGTTGGCAATTACTAACCCCGAAACTGTCTTCGAGGGCATTGAGCCACCATCCAAGGAGATTTTCGACGATCTCATGGGTCAGATTTCAAGAAAACTCACCCCCAACCCTGTCAAGATCAGAGCTGATATCGAGGTCACCTGCTTTGGCTACGAAGGTATTGATGCCGTTAAAGAGGCTCTTCGGGCCGGTGAGAGCCTACACACCGAGCAAGTTCCTGTTAAAGTTAAGCTAGTGGCTGCCCCATTATTTGTCTTGACTTCTACTTCGCTTGATAAGCAAAGAGCTATTGAAACTTTGAATCAAGCTATTGATAAGATCAGAGAGTCTGTTGTTGCCGCTGGCGGTTCTCTTAATGTAAAGATGGAACCCAAGGCTGTTACTGAGAACGATGATGCTGAGTTGGCTAAGTTGATGGAGAAATCCGAGGCTGAAACTAGACAAGTTTCTGGTGACGAGTATGAATCTGAAGAGGGTGAGGATTTTGCATAG
- the MHO1 gene encoding Mho1p (hypothetical protein; inhibits haploid invasive growth when overexpressed; synthetically lethal with phospholipase C (PLC1); expression induced by mild heat-stress on a non-fermentable carbon source, upon entry into stationary phase and upon nitrogen deprivation; repressed by inosine and choline in an Opi1p-dependent manner; highly conserved from bacteria to human; Memo, the human homolog, is an ErbB2 interacting protein with an essential function in cell motility; GO_component: GO:0005737 - cytoplasm [Evidence IDA] [PMID 14562095]; GO_component: GO:0005737 - cytoplasm [Evidence IDA] [PMID 22412880]; GO_component: GO:0005634 - nucleus [Evidence IDA] [PMID 14562095]; GO_component: GO:0005634 - nucleus [Evidence IDA] [PMID 22412880]; GO_function: GO:0003674 - molecular_function [Evidence ND]; GO_process: GO:0008150 - biological_process [Evidence ND]), whose product MGNIPVDREVTDHLSEAGGIKLMSTKVDEEEHSFELHMPFIYKMSTANGTRPPTPVVPIMVGDTDATFDNKLASLLAPYFADKSNAFVVSTDFCHWGLRFGYTAYTDSKAVVDIRNLGRISKTAPGVPIFRSIEYLDRLGMKVASLGSYTKWTEYLDRTDNTICGRTPLGIVLRTIEKVDEQDRNEDYGFLKWIGYAQSSRVTDISDSSVSYASGYAVC is encoded by the coding sequence ATGGGAAACATCCCTGTCGATAGAGAAGTCACCGATCATCTAAGTGAGGCAGGAGGGATCAAGCTGATGTCAACTAAAGTGGATGAGGAGGAACACAGTTTCGAACTGCATATGCCCTTCATCTATAAGATGAGTACTGCCAATGGCACAAGGCCTCCCACTCCAGTGGTGCCCATCATGGTTGGTGACACTGACGCTACTTTCGATAACAAACTGGCTTCGCTTTTGGCTCCCTATTTTGCGGATAAGAGCAATGCATTTGTAGTTAGTACTGACTTTTGTCACTGGGGTCTCCGATTTGGCTACACCGCTTATACAGACTCTAAGGCAGTCGTAGATATTAGAAACTTGGGTAGGATATCAAAGACCGCTCCAGGAGTTCCGATTTTTAGATCCATAGAGTACCTGGATAGACTCGGGATGAAAGTTGCTTCACTGGGTTCTTATACTAAATGGACAGAATATCTAGACCGTACTGATAACACTATTTGTGGTCGAACGCCTTTAGGAATAGTTTTAAGAACCATTGAAAAAGTTGACGAGCAGGACAGAAATGAAGATTATGGGTTTCTTAAATGGATTGGGTATGCCCAGTCAAGTCGTGTTACCGACATCTCTGATAGCAGTGTCAGTTATGCTAGTGGATACGCTGTTTGTTGA